The Sulfurimonas aquatica genomic sequence GATAATAGTGCTCACAACAATCATCAACATATTGTTACGTTGGGTATAAAAAGCACTTAAGTCTTGAAATGCAACTATCTCAGCTTTTACTTCGCCCTTGTAATCTTTCAAAGGAAGCTTATGAAGATAAAACATTTTCCCATCAATATCTAAGACATAGTTATTACTAAAGTCATATCTTTTCTCAACTAAACGCTCTAGATATTTTTGCATTTTTGAGTCTATATCACTCATTAGTGTATACTCATCAAATATATACTCACTACGAGGACCTCTGTAACTCTCTAAGGATTCATTACTGACAAATAAAAGGGCATCATAACCAAGAAATTTTTTAAATCTCTCAACGAGATAGTTAGGATTTAGTCCAAGCTCTAAGGCACCTAAATAGGTACTGTTTTGATCAAATATTGGCGTTATAATTCTTTGTGCAATTGAGTTACATGCACTCTCATAGCCTATGATTTTTTTATGATTTTTATGTACCTCTTCTATCATCTCTCGAGACATAGGCATCTTATCCCCATACTTATCGGGTTTATTTAAACGTAAAAATGAACTTCCATCTGCCAAGTGGAAATGTAAAACACTAAAATAATAATTCTCCTCCTGAAATAATTCCCATCTCTCTTTTAGTGAATCATAAAGCTTATCTCTCTGTTTTGTAACAATATAGTTTTGTGTGTGATGCATAGTTAATATTCTACGGGAGAGGTAATCATGTCTTTTGAGAAAAACATTTTGAATGTTAAGCATACTTGTATGGAGTTTTTCATTCTCTTGGCTTATAATGGTATTGATTCTATCTTCAAAAAAGAGATAGATAAATAATGAGAGCATAAGAGTTACTATAAATAGGGCCATAATTGTATATCTTATATACTGTGCTCTTAAAGAAGTGAGATTTAACTGCTTCATTTTATTAAACCTTTTAATACTATGTATCTGTAGTATTTTATTATATCTAATATTAGTGTAGAGTTAATGCAAAAGTGTAGAAAATTGACGGAGAAAGGGCTCTTTTAGAAGTCTATATTTCTAAAAGAGCATTTGTTTATGATATATTGTTTTAGTGTACTAAAACATGTGGAACGATAAGAGGATACTTCTTCATTTTTCTAAAGATGTGCTTTCTAACAACTTGACGAAGGTCATTTTCTAAAGCTCTTGAGTTCTCTATAAGTCCTGGCTTGATGTTTGTTAAGAAAATTTCTAGAACATCTTCCATCTCTTTAGCAAATGCTTTATCTTGCTTATCAGCAACGATACCAAATGTAGTAACTTTTGGCTTGTCAAGCATTTTAGAGTTTTGCTCACTTACTTCAACAACCATCATTACGATACCATCAGTTGCAAGTTTTTGACGATCAAGAACGATGTCATCTTCAATCTGGTGATTGTTTTGGTTGTCTATGTAAGTTTTACCAGTTTTCACTGTTTTAACTTTTCTCATGTACTTAGGTGCGACTTCTATCTGCTCACCATCTGTCATAAGTAAAATATTTCTCTCAGGAACACCACACATCATTCCTGTCTCTTTATGCTTTGTAACGTGGTTATACTCACCGTGAATTGGTAAGAAGAATTTAGGATTAACTAAACGCAGCATTAACTTCTGCTCTTCCATAGAAGCATGGCCAGATACGTGAATATCTTTATCATGCGTTACTTTTGCACCTGCACGTTGTAGGTGATTTAACATTCCAGAGATAGAACCTTCATTTCCAGGAATAGCACGAGATGAAAGAACAATTAAATCAGTTGGTTTGATTTTAATGTGTCTATGCTCGCCAATACTCATTCTAAATAGTGCAGAATTCGCTTCACCCTGAGAACCAGTTGTAACGATAAGAACTTCTTTATCGTTCATACGAGCTACTTCATCAGCATCAATGAAGATGTTTTTAGGAAAACGTACATAATCATACTGCATTGCTATTTCAATATTACGCTCCATAGAACGCCCTATTACACAAACTTTACGACCATACTTAATACCATACTGTATAGCTTGTTGTACACGGTGGATGTTTGAACTAAATGTTGAAAGAAGGATTCTTCCCTCTGCTCTTGAAAAAACACGATCAAGCGCTGGACCAACACTAAGCTCTGAACCTGTTGGAACAGTGTTGTATGAGTTAGTTGAATCACTCATCAGACATAAAACACCCTTATCACCATAGTAAGCTAAACGGTGTAAATCTGCAGTATAACCATCAACAGGAGTATAATCTATCTTGAAGTCACCCGTATGAATAATAGTACCAGCATCAGTAGTAATTGCAATTGATGAAGAGTCAATGATAGAGTGAGTCATGTGCATCCACTCAACTTGGAAATCATTACCAATCTTAATCATTTGTCTTTTTTCAATTGGGTTAAAGTACTTTCTGTACTCTTTCATGTGATGCTCATCAAACTTATTTCCAATCATTGCTAATGGAAGTGATGTACCAAATATTGGAAATTGCATCTCTTTATATAGGTATGGCATTGCACCAATATGATCTTCGTGAGCGTGAGTAATAACTACACCAACGATTTTATGCTTGATTTCACGTAGATATGTAAAGTCAGGAACTAAAATATCTACACCATGCATATCTTCATCTGGAAAGCTCATTCCAACATCTACAAGAATCGCTTCTTTGTCTGTTTCAAATACTGCAATATTTCCACCGATCTCGCCAAGACCACCTAGTGGTGTTATACGTACTTTTGCAGTTGAGTTTAAATCAAGTTTATAGTGAGGGTTAAGTCTTTGCTTATGTGCTTCTTGGTTTTTTGTAACAAAAGCTCTTAAGTTTTCATCAACTGGCGTTGGCTGTCTACGGTGACGGTTTCTATTTTTGTTGTTGTTAGGCTTATTGCCCGCAGGCTTATTTCCTGTCTTTTCACCATTACCTCTGTTTTGATTAGGGTTAGGTTTACGATTATTGTTTGGTCTTCTATTGTTGTTGTTACTGTTTTGTTTGTTGTCTGATAAAGGTACTGCTGTATTAGGTGCTGTTTTTTCAGCAACCCCGCTATTTTCTTCTGCCATCCAAACTCCTTTTATTTTATTAATGTATAGAGTTGGTGATAGTCTTTAGTGGAAACTTGATGAGGACGAGTCGTTTGTATAAGTTTTAGCTTTTCAAAAACTTCTTGAAGTAAACTTTTTTCATACTTTGCAGATAGATTTTTCATAAGAGTTTTTCGAGGTTGGCTAAATGCAACTCTTAGCATATCCTCGAAATCTTTATCACTTCTATCTGTTTCTTTTTGTATAAGAAAAACTGCAGAGTCTATTTTGGGCTGAGGATCAAACGCTGTTGGTGGAACTTTTACAATTATTTTTGCAGTTCCTACACTTTGGGTAATAATACCCAAAGAACCAAATACTTTTTGACCTTCAATAGCACAAAATTTCTCTGCCACTTCAAGCTGTACCATTACAAGTATATTTTTACACATTGGATCTGCGAGTGCTTTTAGGATGATATTTGTCGCAATATAATAGGGCAGGTTCGCCACTAAATCATACGGTTCATCAACTAAGCTACTCTTCCAAGCTTGTAGAACATCCCCACAATTGATGTGGAGTCGCTTGGTAGCAATCTCTTCTTTAAATGTACTTTGTAATAGTTTACACAAATCGGTATCTACCTCAAAAGCTTCAACACTTTTGACATCAACTAAAAATTTAGTTAAATCACCTAAGCCAGGCCCAATTTCAACAAGTCTATTCTCATTTTTGGGCATCGCTTCGACTATTTTTACTAAAATCGATTGGTCTTTAAGAAAGTTTTGTCCAAACTTCTTTTTTGCTACTACACTTTCTTTATTCATAACCGGTATATTATACCTTATTTACTTACAAAAAGGTAATAGATGCTAAATAAATGAACATTCGTTACTTTATGCACCTAATGCACTTATCTTTTCATCAGATACTGCACCTAAACGTCTTTCAAGTCTACTAATCTCTTCGAACAACTCTTTTGCTGTTGCTTGCATTTTTTTAAACTCTGTTTTCACTCTCTCTTTATCATCTGCATCTATATCTTTTATCTTAGAGTCAAAGAAGTTTGTGAAAAAACCTTTTTTTGGTACTGCTGAAAAATATATATTAAAAATATTTGAATATGTAGTATGAAAACTCAAATGAAGTTTTTCTATATTTTGCATACATTCGAGTGGATTATTAGAGAGTGAACTTAGAAGTTGTCCACTACCATAAAACCATAGTCCAAAATCACACTCTGTTGGATTTACTGGAGTAGCACTTTTTTGTATTTCAAAACCATTCATAAGTCTTCTAGCATGATCAACCCACTCAGTATGAGATAATTTTGCAACTTCTACTTGAGCGAGTACATCTTCTTTGTTCATTAATTGCCTTTAATAAAATAACCTTAGATTATAGTCCCTGCTTTATTAAAAAGAGATAAATTGCTCCTAATCTTTATCAGCACTTTTACATATGTTTCACGTGAAACACACAACAAAATATAAGTCTAAAAAGATATAATTGCATTTATATACTTCTCTGTATGAGAAGCTCCATAAACAAAGGTATATTTCATTATGAACTATTTTGCAAAAAGAATAATTCCTTGTCTTGATGTTAAAGATGGACGAGTTGTAAAAGGTGTAAACTTTGTAGGCTTAAAAGATGCAGGAGATCCTGTTGAAGTTGCACGCCGATATAATGAAGAGGGTGCAGATGAACTTACATTTTTAGACATAACAGCATCTTCTGATAATCGTGACACTATAGTAGATATAGTAGCTCAAGTAGCTCGAGAGATTTTCATCCCCTTAACTGTAGGTGGTGGAATACGTAAGTTAGATGATATATACAAACTTTTAAATGTAGGCTGCGATAAGGTAAGTGTAAACTCAGCTGCCATTAAACGCCCAGAACTTATAGATGAAGGTGCTAAGCGTTTTGGTTCTCAATGCATAGTGACTGCCATAGATGTTAAAAGAACAGGTGACAAGTACCATGTCTTTTTAAATGGTGGCCGCGTTGATACAGGCCTTGATGCTGTAGAGTGGGCAAAAGAGGTAGTAGGGCGCGGTAGTGGAGAGATACTTCTTACTTCGATGGATGCAGATGGAACAAAGGCTGGATTTGAGCTAAACATCACTGAGCAAATATCTCGCGCAGTAAACGTGCCAGTAATAGCAAGTGGTGGAGCCGGTACGATGGAGCATATAAAAGATGCATTTACTCACGGTGCTGATGCTGCACTTGCTGCTAGTATCTTTCACTATAAAGAGATAGATATAATGGATCTCAAACGCTACTTACATAAAGAAAACATACCCGTTAGATTATAAACTCTAAAGAAGTGATTTAGTTCTTGTAGAAATAGAACTCTTCTTAGAAACAATGAAATAAATTTAAGGAATAATAAAATGATCATATGTGCTGGAAATAGCGAAAACTTTAGTTTTGCACAACCGATGGGTGTAGGACTTGTTGAGACTGCCATGAACCTAACTCGTCTTTGTCTTTTTGATAAACCAGAATTTTTACTCTTTGTTGGAACTGCTGGAAGTTATGGAGATGCAAAACTCTTCGACATAATAGAATCTAAAACAGCTTCAAACATAGAGTTAGCATTTCTTTCTAATGATGCGTATACACCTTTAGACAATGTTGTCACAACAAACATAACTAACGAAAAAGATATAGTAGTTAACTCTTCTAACTATATATCTACAAACGCAGAACTAACTAAAAACTTTTTAAAGTTTGGAGTAGGGATAGAAAATATGGAATTTTTTGCCATATTGAAAATTGCTCAAGAGTTTGGAATACCTGCTGGTGGTGTTTTTTGTATAACAAACTATACTGATGAAAATGCCCATGAAGATTTTATAAAAAATCATGAAAAAGCAAAAGAGCTTTTAGAAGCTCACGTTATAAAAAGAATCAAAGAGCTAACGTCAGTATGAGTGAGCTAAAACCATCGCTAATGGATTACACTCAAAAAGAGTTAACAGAGTTAATCAAACCATCCTTTCGTGTAAAACAGATATATGGATGGTTATACCATAACTATGCAAGTTCATATGAAGATATGAAAAATATTCCAAAGGCACTTAAAGAAGAGTTGTCTCAAAAATATCTAGTTAACCCTTTAACTATTAAACATAAAGAGAAATCTAGTGATGGAACAATAAAGTATCTTCTAGAGCTTCAAGATGGTAAAACAATGGAAGCTGTTTGGCTAAAAATGAAAGATGAACTTATAGATGAGTCTGGAAATGTCTACCAAGAAGCTAAGTATACCATCTGTGTTTCAACGCAAGTTGGATGTAAAGTAGGGTGCACATTTTGCTTAACGGCAAAGGGTGGTTTTACTAGAGACCTTAGTGCTGGTGAGATAGTAGCCCAAGTTGTTACACTCAAAAAAGATAACGAACACAAACATAACCGTAAACTCAACATTGTTTATATGGGTATGGGTGAACCTCTTGATAACCTAGCAAACCTCGCAAAAGCTATTCAGATATTTAAAGAGGAAGAGGGGTTAGCCATAGGTGGTAAACGCCAAACAGTCTCTACAAGTGGTCTTAGTACAAAAATAGATAAGCTAGGGGAAATGGACCTAGGTGTTCATATAGCTATATCTCTTCATGCTGTTGATGATGAGCTTAGAAGTGAGCTTATACCTATGAATAAGGCACATAACATCAACTCCATTATAGAAGCTGTTAAACGCTTTCCAATTGACACACGAAAGCGCGTTATGTTTGAGTACCTAGTTATAAAAGATAAAAATGATGACTTAGGCTCTGCAAAAAAGTTAGTAAAACTACTAACAGATATAAAAGCAAAAGTAAACCTTATCTTTTTTAACCCTTATCCAGGAACAGAGTATAAGCGACCAAGCAGATCAGATATGGTTGCCTTTCAAGAGTACTTAATTAAACATGGACTTCTGTGTACTATACGTGACTCTAAAGGGATAGATATAAGTGCGGCTTGTGGTCAACTCAAAGAGAAGACTGAACAAGATGAGCTTGAAAGAGAAACTCTATAATGAATTATGTAGATATTGGTCAGATAATTTTTCTTCTTATAGTATTCGCTATTGGTATCACTGGTTTTGTCCGAGCGGTAAATAGCGATGATAAAAAATAGCTATGTAATCCTTATACAACCAAAAATATGCTAAACTTTAATTATAAAATTAAGGAGTAAATTATGGCTGAAAAAACAGATGCAGATAGAATAAAAGAGATATATAAACTATGTAAAGGTCACTTTGGTGATGTTAGGTTCGTAGGACTAAAGTACCATAGCCAAATAGGTTGGGTAGCAAAAGCTCAATTTAATAGCGATGAAGTGGGTAATCTAACTTCTGATGGTAAAACAAGTAGTGATGCTCTGAGAGCTTTAAGAAATCGTATTAAGAAGATAATCAAGAGATATAACGGCGTTTAAAGAGAGTAAGGCGACCAACACACCAGGGAGGTCGTCTATGAGTGTAATAATACCAAAGTATTCTTATAGAAAACTAACAGAATATTTTTAAAATAAAACAAATCATTTGTGCTAAAAACCCCTTTAAAAAAATATTATCCTATCCCTCAAATTTCAAAATTTTCTTAAAAGTGTGTAGTATTCACACATTGTTCTAAAGCGTGAATGAAATAGGCTTTTAACATAAAAAAATATAGAAATTTCTAGAATTATTAAGAAAAAATTTATATAAATATAAACTGAAATAAAATAAAATAATCTTTGAAAGCCCTATAATAGGGGTTATAAAGAAATTATTAGAGTATATAAATTATTTATATACATTATAAGTGAAAAACTTAAAGTTATTCACACTCAAGATGATTAAAACAAACATCTTCGAAATTTACATTGCTTTTTATATTATAAACTTTATCATAAAGCTCAAACTCTAATTCACAAGCATGTAGTAATAATCTAGTAGCGCCACTCTTTCTTACTCTATCAGCTGGCGTTAACTCTCTATCAAGAAATTTAACCATATCCTCATTACTCTGTCCATATATAGGATCACCAACTATTGGATGTTTCACGTGAAACAAATGAACGCGTATTTGATGCTGTCTGCCTGTATGAGGTGAACACTCAATAAGAGTCATATCTTTATCTTTAAA encodes the following:
- a CDS encoding ribonuclease J, with translation MAEENSGVAEKTAPNTAVPLSDNKQNSNNNNRRPNNNRKPNPNQNRGNGEKTGNKPAGNKPNNNKNRNRHRRQPTPVDENLRAFVTKNQEAHKQRLNPHYKLDLNSTAKVRITPLGGLGEIGGNIAVFETDKEAILVDVGMSFPDEDMHGVDILVPDFTYLREIKHKIVGVVITHAHEDHIGAMPYLYKEMQFPIFGTSLPLAMIGNKFDEHHMKEYRKYFNPIEKRQMIKIGNDFQVEWMHMTHSIIDSSSIAITTDAGTIIHTGDFKIDYTPVDGYTADLHRLAYYGDKGVLCLMSDSTNSYNTVPTGSELSVGPALDRVFSRAEGRILLSTFSSNIHRVQQAIQYGIKYGRKVCVIGRSMERNIEIAMQYDYVRFPKNIFIDADEVARMNDKEVLIVTTGSQGEANSALFRMSIGEHRHIKIKPTDLIVLSSRAIPGNEGSISGMLNHLQRAGAKVTHDKDIHVSGHASMEEQKLMLRLVNPKFFLPIHGEYNHVTKHKETGMMCGVPERNILLMTDGEQIEVAPKYMRKVKTVKTGKTYIDNQNNHQIEDDIVLDRQKLATDGIVMMVVEVSEQNSKMLDKPKVTTFGIVADKQDKAFAKEMEDVLEIFLTNIKPGLIENSRALENDLRQVVRKHIFRKMKKYPLIVPHVLVH
- the rsmA gene encoding 16S rRNA (adenine(1518)-N(6)/adenine(1519)-N(6))-dimethyltransferase RsmA, with product MNKESVVAKKKFGQNFLKDQSILVKIVEAMPKNENRLVEIGPGLGDLTKFLVDVKSVEAFEVDTDLCKLLQSTFKEEIATKRLHINCGDVLQAWKSSLVDEPYDLVANLPYYIATNIILKALADPMCKNILVMVQLEVAEKFCAIEGQKVFGSLGIITQSVGTAKIIVKVPPTAFDPQPKIDSAVFLIQKETDRSDKDFEDMLRVAFSQPRKTLMKNLSAKYEKSLLQEVFEKLKLIQTTRPHQVSTKDYHQLYTLIK
- a CDS encoding CZB domain-containing protein, whose product is MNKEDVLAQVEVAKLSHTEWVDHARRLMNGFEIQKSATPVNPTECDFGLWFYGSGQLLSSLSNNPLECMQNIEKLHLSFHTTYSNIFNIYFSAVPKKGFFTNFFDSKIKDIDADDKERVKTEFKKMQATAKELFEEISRLERRLGAVSDEKISALGA
- the hisF gene encoding imidazole glycerol phosphate synthase subunit HisF: MNYFAKRIIPCLDVKDGRVVKGVNFVGLKDAGDPVEVARRYNEEGADELTFLDITASSDNRDTIVDIVAQVAREIFIPLTVGGGIRKLDDIYKLLNVGCDKVSVNSAAIKRPELIDEGAKRFGSQCIVTAIDVKRTGDKYHVFLNGGRVDTGLDAVEWAKEVVGRGSGEILLTSMDADGTKAGFELNITEQISRAVNVPVIASGGAGTMEHIKDAFTHGADAALAASIFHYKEIDIMDLKRYLHKENIPVRL
- a CDS encoding purine-nucleoside phosphorylase, which produces MIICAGNSENFSFAQPMGVGLVETAMNLTRLCLFDKPEFLLFVGTAGSYGDAKLFDIIESKTASNIELAFLSNDAYTPLDNVVTTNITNEKDIVVNSSNYISTNAELTKNFLKFGVGIENMEFFAILKIAQEFGIPAGGVFCITNYTDENAHEDFIKNHEKAKELLEAHVIKRIKELTSV
- the rlmN gene encoding 23S rRNA (adenine(2503)-C(2))-methyltransferase RlmN translates to MSELKPSLMDYTQKELTELIKPSFRVKQIYGWLYHNYASSYEDMKNIPKALKEELSQKYLVNPLTIKHKEKSSDGTIKYLLELQDGKTMEAVWLKMKDELIDESGNVYQEAKYTICVSTQVGCKVGCTFCLTAKGGFTRDLSAGEIVAQVVTLKKDNEHKHNRKLNIVYMGMGEPLDNLANLAKAIQIFKEEEGLAIGGKRQTVSTSGLSTKIDKLGEMDLGVHIAISLHAVDDELRSELIPMNKAHNINSIIEAVKRFPIDTRKRVMFEYLVIKDKNDDLGSAKKLVKLLTDIKAKVNLIFFNPYPGTEYKRPSRSDMVAFQEYLIKHGLLCTIRDSKGIDISAACGQLKEKTEQDELERETL